A part of Flavobacteriaceae bacterium GSB9 genomic DNA contains:
- a CDS encoding DUF1761 domain-containing protein: MEFNFLAMLVAAVSALVVGFIWYNPKTFGTAWMKAADMTEEKMKGANMGKIFALALLFAFMLSMALPGIVIHQMGAISLVGGEPSTALPSYEAFMNDYSNAFRSFKHGVLHGVLTGVFIALPILGTNALFERKGAKYIFINAGYWIVTLGIMGGIICAWK, from the coding sequence ATGGAATTCAATTTTTTAGCAATGCTGGTTGCTGCGGTTTCAGCATTGGTTGTGGGTTTTATTTGGTACAACCCAAAGACGTTTGGTACGGCCTGGATGAAGGCGGCCGACATGACCGAAGAAAAAATGAAAGGGGCCAACATGGGCAAGATTTTCGCTTTAGCCCTATTGTTTGCCTTTATGCTATCAATGGCACTTCCAGGAATTGTTATTCATCAAATGGGAGCCATCAGTTTGGTGGGTGGAGAGCCTTCAACGGCACTACCTTCCTATGAAGCTTTTATGAATGATTATTCCAATGCCTTCAGATCGTTTAAGCACGGTGTGTTACACGGGGTTTTAACGGGGGTTTTTATCGCATTGCCTATTTTGGGCACCAATGCGTTATTCGAACGAAAAGGTGCTAAATATATTTTTATTAATGCAGGGTATTGGATTGTTACACTTGGTATAATGGGCGGTATTATCTGTGCTTGGAAATAA
- a CDS encoding SPFH domain-containing protein has protein sequence MNFFYVPFIVLGLLILIASFFIVKQQTAAIIERFGKFHSIRQSGLQLKIPIIDKVAGRLSLKIQQLDVIVETKTLDDVFVRLKVSVQYRVLTQKVYDAFYKLDYPHDQITSYVFDVVRAEVPKMKLDDVFVKKDDIALAVKAELNDAMLDYGFDIIKTLVTDIDPDAQVKAAMNRINASEREKIAAQFEGDAQRILIVEKAKAEAESKRLQGQGIADQRREIARGLEESVEVLNRVGINSQEASALIVVTQHYDTLQSLGEETNSNLILLPNAPQAGSNMLNDMVASFTASNQIGEAMKNAKKKKEE, from the coding sequence ATGAACTTCTTTTACGTCCCCTTTATTGTTTTAGGCCTTTTAATTCTAATTGCCTCTTTCTTTATTGTAAAACAACAAACCGCCGCGATTATTGAGCGTTTTGGTAAATTCCACAGTATTCGCCAATCAGGGCTTCAACTTAAAATTCCAATAATAGATAAGGTAGCGGGGCGTTTGAGTTTAAAAATCCAACAACTGGATGTTATTGTTGAAACCAAAACATTAGACGATGTATTCGTGCGTTTAAAAGTATCGGTTCAGTACCGCGTTTTAACTCAAAAAGTTTACGATGCTTTTTATAAACTAGATTATCCTCACGATCAAATTACAAGTTATGTATTTGATGTGGTACGTGCCGAAGTCCCTAAAATGAAATTAGATGATGTTTTCGTTAAAAAAGACGATATCGCTTTGGCGGTAAAAGCTGAATTGAATGATGCTATGCTCGATTATGGTTTTGATATCATTAAAACCTTGGTTACCGATATTGACCCCGATGCCCAGGTAAAAGCTGCCATGAACCGTATTAACGCCTCAGAACGCGAAAAAATAGCTGCACAGTTTGAAGGTGATGCCCAACGTATATTGATTGTTGAAAAAGCTAAAGCGGAAGCTGAAAGCAAACGTTTACAAGGACAAGGTATTGCCGACCAACGTCGTGAAATTGCCCGAGGTTTGGAGGAATCGGTTGAAGTATTGAACCGAGTGGGCATTAACAGTCAAGAAGCCTCGGCATTAATTGTTGTAACGCAACATTACGACACTTTACAATCTTTGGGCGAAGAAACTAACAGTAACCTCATTTTATTACCAAATGCCCCACAGGCGGGCAGTAATATGCTTAACGATATGGTAGCCAGCTTTACCGCCAGTAACCAAATTGGAGAGGCCATGAAAAACGCCAAGAAAAAGAAAGAAGAATAA
- a CDS encoding sialate O-acetylesterase has protein sequence MVLQQKVKIPVWGTGRNGENVKVEFNGKTVTTVVEKNHWHIVLPEMDAGGPHVMKITGNNSVVIKDIYIGEVWVCSGQSNMERKMSPHWKYQTISNYEKEKKAANYPLIRQYNVPHKKSNIPLENTKGEWTVCSPETIESFSAVGYFFSRDLFEAKKVPIGIILSTVGGTQAKYWISQSSLSNKPELEALVKAYDESIKKFTKKLAAYNSRKKALLVQYEHGKKKAKKKGKTQPLNPKPPQDPTKRRFISCYFNGMIAPLLKYPIAGVAWYQGESDRDFAKQYQILFPTLISDWRKHWKTDNLPFLFVQIAPFKENNPEIREAQLLTLQNTENTAMIVTIDCGDATDIHPPLKQPIGYRLSLAARALAYHENIAYSGPIIDDYSIKNDKIEISFKHIYGGLKHKGKTLTGFTIADSSENFVPAKAEIKGNKIIVYNKNITNPVAVRYGWANIPKGNLYNAANLPASPFRTDIDN, from the coding sequence ATGGTATTACAACAAAAAGTTAAGATACCTGTATGGGGAACTGGCAGAAATGGGGAGAATGTTAAAGTTGAATTTAACGGTAAGACTGTTACGACAGTAGTTGAAAAAAACCATTGGCACATAGTTTTACCTGAGATGGATGCTGGCGGACCTCATGTTATGAAAATAACGGGCAACAATTCTGTTGTTATTAAAGATATATACATAGGAGAAGTTTGGGTTTGTAGTGGTCAATCTAATATGGAAAGAAAAATGTCTCCACATTGGAAGTATCAAACCATATCCAATTACGAAAAAGAAAAAAAAGCAGCCAACTATCCATTAATTCGGCAATATAATGTTCCACATAAAAAATCTAACATTCCACTCGAAAACACTAAAGGTGAATGGACTGTCTGTTCTCCTGAAACTATTGAATCCTTTTCGGCAGTGGGATATTTCTTTTCTAGAGATTTGTTTGAAGCCAAAAAAGTGCCCATTGGAATTATATTAAGTACTGTAGGAGGCACACAGGCAAAATATTGGATAAGTCAATCGAGCCTTTCCAATAAACCAGAACTTGAGGCTTTAGTTAAAGCCTATGACGAATCTATAAAAAAATTCACTAAAAAATTAGCAGCCTATAACTCTCGAAAAAAAGCTTTATTAGTTCAATATGAGCATGGTAAAAAAAAGGCTAAGAAAAAAGGTAAAACTCAACCGCTTAACCCAAAACCACCACAAGATCCTACTAAAAGACGGTTTATAAGTTGTTATTTTAATGGTATGATAGCGCCTCTTTTAAAATACCCTATCGCGGGCGTTGCTTGGTACCAAGGTGAATCGGACCGCGATTTTGCAAAGCAATACCAAATTCTATTTCCTACCTTAATATCCGACTGGCGTAAACATTGGAAAACAGATAACTTACCATTTTTATTTGTGCAAATTGCTCCATTTAAGGAAAATAATCCAGAAATTAGAGAAGCTCAATTACTCACCTTACAGAATACAGAAAACACAGCAATGATAGTTACCATAGATTGTGGCGATGCAACAGATATTCACCCGCCATTAAAACAACCTATTGGTTACCGCTTATCATTAGCGGCAAGAGCCTTGGCATATCATGAAAATATTGCCTATTCAGGTCCTATCATAGATGATTACAGTATCAAGAACGATAAAATTGAAATTTCCTTCAAACACATTTATGGTGGTCTAAAACACAAAGGGAAAACGCTTACTGGTTTTACTATCGCTGATAGTTCTGAAAACTTTGTTCCTGCCAAAGCTGAGATAAAAGGCAATAAAATTATTGTATACAACAAAAACATAACCAATCCTGTCGCGGTGAGGTATGGTTGGGCCAATATACCAAAAGGAAACTTATATAATGCTGCTAACCTCCCTGCTTCCCCCTTTAGGACAGATATAGATAACTAA
- a CDS encoding IS982 family transposase yields MHNFQTNYDKILKVLKELDCKMDYLRQIRKPKLRDKELIAVDLTSEYMGVDSECQLFRILPAGLSRKIERSVYNRRKRKLFPFRESLRKALVKKLNTSEYCYIVDSMPLEVCKLSRSSRSKICKEQGYSLPEKGYCASQSSHYYGYKLHAVCSAQGVIESMDISPASVHDINYLKDIRHQLSDCVLLGDRGYLSAEHQLNLFESHNIRLETPMRKNQHNYREQPYIFKKSRKRIETLFSQLCDQFMIRRNYAKSFEGFKNRILSKITAMTVIQYINMFEFNRNINNLKINIA; encoded by the coding sequence ATGCACAACTTTCAAACAAATTACGACAAAATACTCAAGGTTTTAAAAGAATTAGATTGTAAAATGGATTATTTACGTCAAATACGCAAACCTAAATTGAGAGATAAAGAACTCATTGCTGTAGATTTAACATCAGAGTATATGGGTGTTGATAGTGAATGCCAACTTTTTCGAATTCTACCTGCTGGTTTATCCAGAAAAATAGAGCGCAGTGTCTACAACAGAAGAAAGCGTAAGTTGTTTCCATTTAGAGAATCACTTCGAAAAGCATTGGTAAAGAAGCTGAATACATCCGAGTATTGTTATATCGTTGACAGCATGCCTTTAGAGGTCTGTAAATTATCAAGAAGCTCTAGGAGCAAGATATGTAAAGAACAGGGATACAGTCTGCCCGAAAAAGGATACTGTGCGAGTCAATCAAGCCATTATTATGGGTATAAGCTGCATGCTGTCTGTTCTGCGCAGGGTGTTATAGAAAGCATGGACATTAGTCCTGCTTCTGTACACGATATCAACTATTTAAAGGATATAAGGCACCAATTAAGTGATTGTGTATTGCTTGGCGACAGAGGTTATTTGTCAGCGGAACATCAATTAAATTTGTTTGAATCCCATAATATTAGGCTAGAAACCCCTATGAGAAAAAATCAACATAACTATAGGGAGCAGCCGTATATCTTCAAGAAATCCAGAAAACGTATTGAAACTTTGTTCTCCCAACTTTGTGACCAATTTATGATTCGAAGGAATTATGCTAAATCTTTTGAGGGGTTCAAAAACCGAATATTGTCTAAGATTACAGCTATGACGGTCATTCAATATATAAACATGTTTGAATTCAACAGAAATATCAATAACCTAAAAATCAATATTGCCTAA
- a CDS encoding response regulator transcription factor, which produces MSKIKVIIADDHELFRNGLKELLIKQDDINVVATVGDGEQFMEVVKEIKDINIVLLDITMPNMDGFQVLKALKNLNASIKPIIISMHNDGNYIAKCAKSGAYGYLLKNADEDELVKAIRMVNKGQKYFNSEIAEKMINFMSEQKVSENILSKKEKEVLNLISEGYTTKEIAAKLFVSTRTIETHRANILKKLEVKNTAELIKKAAQINLI; this is translated from the coding sequence ATGAGCAAAATAAAAGTTATAATAGCAGACGACCATGAGCTGTTTAGAAACGGCCTTAAAGAGCTTTTAATTAAGCAAGACGACATAAACGTGGTAGCAACCGTTGGCGATGGTGAGCAGTTTATGGAAGTGGTTAAAGAAATTAAGGATATCAATATCGTTTTGCTTGATATTACTATGCCAAACATGGATGGCTTTCAGGTTTTAAAAGCGCTCAAAAATCTAAACGCTTCAATTAAGCCGATAATAATTTCCATGCACAATGATGGTAATTACATCGCAAAATGTGCCAAAAGTGGCGCTTACGGATATCTGCTTAAAAATGCAGATGAAGACGAACTCGTTAAAGCGATTCGAATGGTTAACAAAGGACAAAAATACTTTAATTCAGAGATTGCAGAAAAGATGATAAACTTTATGTCTGAACAAAAGGTTAGTGAAAACATCCTTTCAAAAAAGGAAAAAGAAGTGCTTAACCTAATTTCAGAAGGGTATACAACCAAAGAGATAGCCGCGAAATTATTTGTAAGCACCCGAACCATTGAAACCCACCGCGCCAACATTTTAAAAAAGCTCGAAGTAAAAAATACTGCCGAATTAATAAAAAAAGCTGCCCAAATCAATTTAATTTAA
- a CDS encoding histidine kinase: protein MQLSLRNLILIIINSLIFLVILMLSVTFYNQFSKVLDDRILLQLNSIKTLKQIQIENLIKSEWNAFLKAKPNTFPVDSLNMKLPPTSIKTSGIYDFTKYNNKGLTSIGLVSVEGKQTQVKIIPYNKIKEILLERAGMGNSGESYLVGDDFYMRSQSRFLPEKTPSTILVKTEGVVAALSGKIGRGVFKDYRGVDVYSVYSPIKMSGLKLVILSEIDTSEVKAPLEQLKLRLLGLISIIMVIAIVLSLFLTRIITNPITNMKKSLKVMAAGDYNQTNEFAKNSNEIEEMFEALDNLKKSLQGAVRFSNEIGKMNLNSHYVPKSDNDSLGKSLIKMRDKLIEFRNNENKNRISTKRQLVDGLENERRRLSRELHDGIGPLLTSLKFYIENRIDNKQQKQEMIKILDGTISEIRLMSNALMPSTLDDFGVGVAITNFVDHIKKTSGISIEFEDLTKETDSKITKTQAINLFRIAQELINNALKHSKSRNIRISLSEFDDFVSLFYFDDGVGFDLKRVKLGSGIVNIKERVEICNGQILMKSKQGSTTFEIELPIDL, encoded by the coding sequence ATGCAACTGAGTCTAAGAAACCTCATACTCATCATAATAAACAGTTTGATTTTTTTGGTCATTCTTATGTTGTCTGTCACGTTTTATAACCAATTCTCAAAAGTACTTGATGATAGAATATTACTTCAGTTAAATTCAATAAAAACCTTAAAACAGATACAGATTGAAAACTTAATAAAGAGTGAATGGAATGCGTTTTTAAAAGCTAAACCGAATACATTTCCCGTTGATAGCCTTAACATGAAATTGCCTCCAACATCAATAAAGACTTCTGGTATTTACGATTTTACAAAGTATAATAATAAGGGGTTGACCTCAATAGGTTTAGTTTCTGTTGAAGGTAAACAAACACAGGTAAAAATTATACCATACAACAAAATCAAAGAAATATTGTTGGAAAGAGCCGGAATGGGCAATAGTGGCGAATCGTATTTGGTGGGCGACGATTTTTATATGCGGTCGCAATCGCGGTTTTTGCCCGAAAAAACACCCTCAACTATTTTGGTTAAAACAGAAGGGGTTGTTGCAGCACTATCCGGAAAAATAGGAAGAGGGGTTTTTAAAGATTATCGAGGTGTTGATGTGTACAGTGTTTATAGCCCAATTAAAATGTCGGGACTTAAATTGGTAATTCTTTCAGAAATCGATACCAGTGAGGTAAAAGCCCCACTAGAACAACTAAAGTTGAGATTGCTGGGTTTAATTTCAATAATCATGGTAATAGCCATTGTTTTATCGCTTTTTCTTACCAGAATTATTACCAATCCCATTACCAACATGAAAAAAAGTTTAAAGGTAATGGCTGCGGGTGATTACAACCAAACCAATGAATTTGCTAAAAACTCGAACGAAATAGAGGAGATGTTTGAAGCCCTAGACAATTTAAAAAAGTCCTTGCAAGGTGCTGTAAGGTTTTCCAATGAAATAGGTAAAATGAACCTCAATTCACATTATGTTCCAAAAAGCGATAACGATTCATTGGGCAAAAGTTTAATAAAAATGCGCGACAAGCTCATTGAGTTTAGAAATAACGAAAACAAAAACCGTATTAGCACAAAGCGCCAGTTAGTTGATGGTTTGGAGAACGAAAGGCGCCGTTTGTCCCGCGAACTCCATGATGGCATAGGACCGCTATTAACGTCATTAAAATTTTATATTGAAAATAGAATTGACAATAAACAGCAAAAGCAGGAAATGATAAAGATATTAGACGGTACCATTTCTGAAATCCGATTGATGTCCAATGCGCTAATGCCGTCTACCTTAGATGATTTTGGCGTGGGCGTAGCCATAACCAATTTTGTTGACCACATTAAAAAGACATCGGGCATTTCTATTGAATTCGAAGATTTAACCAAAGAAACCGATAGTAAAATAACTAAAACCCAAGCCATTAATCTTTTCAGGATAGCACAAGAGCTGATAAATAATGCTTTAAAACATTCAAAATCAAGAAATATTAGAATTTCCCTTTCGGAATTTGATGATTTTGTGTCGCTTTTTTATTTTGACGACGGTGTTGGTTTCGACCTTAAACGCGTAAAATTAGGTTCAGGAATAGTTAACATTAAAGAACGTGTTGAAATTTGCAACGGACAAATTTTAATGAAATCTAAACAAGGAAGTACTACTTTTGAAATTGAATTACCAATAGATTTATGA
- the ybeY gene encoding rRNA maturation RNase YbeY, with the protein MINFNYETDFMLESESKISKWILETIAKEKHKVEEINYVFCDDEYLHKLNIEFLNHDTLTDIISFDYSVGKIIQGDIFISVERVADNANDFNVSFNEELHRVIIHGVLHYCGYKDKSEDDAAVMRKKENFYLAQLAEN; encoded by the coding sequence ATGATTAATTTCAATTATGAGACCGATTTTATGTTAGAATCGGAATCAAAAATATCAAAGTGGATTTTAGAGACCATTGCAAAGGAGAAACACAAAGTTGAAGAGATTAACTATGTGTTTTGTGATGATGAATATTTACATAAATTAAATATAGAATTTTTAAATCACGATACACTTACTGATATTATCAGTTTTGATTACTCGGTCGGAAAAATTATACAAGGCGATATATTTATTTCTGTTGAAAGAGTAGCAGATAATGCCAATGATTTTAATGTTTCTTTTAATGAAGAATTGCATCGCGTTATTATTCATGGTGTACTTCATTATTGTGGATACAAAGATAAATCAGAGGATGATGCTGCCGTGATGCGTAAAAAAGAGAATTTCTATTTAGCGCAACTTGCTGAAAATTAA
- a CDS encoding GNAT family N-acetyltransferase → MIHHKIYTAFNEIPAGWNALVKHDVFLQSHYLQAMEEASPKNIHWFYIGVFKNDDLIGIAIVQRVQLYLKDMFRDNQVSCLKTFFKDLVSRLLKGNILVVGNLTHTGQHGIFFDKETVSQPEFFREVFLALNTIKSNIKQSNNKTIRAIALKDFFRDEDIHKAKTVFTVAKLHRVYVQPNMLLYVRPDWITFQDYLSSLNKKYRDRYKRARKKRNGITPVELSLEDIKAHTPELHKLYKNVSNNAKFNTFLLPENHFYSLKTQLKENFKVYGYYLKDELIGFYTLILNNQDLETYFLGYDKDHQYSNQLYLNMLYDMLKFGIENQFKTVVYARTAMAIKSSVGAEAKPMVVYLKHTNGFLNTVLKLIFELMNPSEDWEERHPFK, encoded by the coding sequence TTGATACACCATAAAATTTATACCGCATTTAATGAAATTCCGGCTGGGTGGAATGCTTTGGTAAAACACGACGTTTTCCTGCAAAGCCATTATTTACAAGCCATGGAAGAAGCGTCTCCAAAAAATATCCATTGGTTTTACATTGGTGTTTTTAAAAATGATGATTTAATTGGAATCGCCATTGTGCAGCGTGTGCAGCTATATTTAAAGGATATGTTTAGAGACAACCAAGTATCGTGTTTAAAAACGTTTTTTAAAGATTTGGTGTCCCGTTTATTAAAAGGAAATATTTTAGTTGTTGGCAATCTTACCCACACGGGGCAACACGGTATTTTTTTTGACAAAGAGACCGTTTCGCAACCTGAGTTTTTTAGGGAAGTTTTTTTGGCACTAAACACCATAAAATCAAACATCAAGCAAAGCAATAATAAAACAATTAGGGCTATTGCATTGAAAGATTTCTTTAGAGATGAAGATATCCATAAAGCCAAAACGGTTTTTACGGTTGCAAAACTTCATCGAGTTTATGTGCAGCCCAATATGTTGCTTTACGTCAGGCCAGATTGGATAACTTTTCAGGATTATCTTTCAAGCCTAAACAAAAAGTACCGAGACCGTTACAAGCGCGCCAGAAAAAAAAGAAACGGCATAACGCCTGTTGAACTGAGTTTAGAAGACATAAAAGCACATACTCCTGAGCTTCATAAACTTTACAAGAATGTTTCTAATAATGCTAAGTTTAACACATTTTTGTTGCCCGAAAACCATTTTTATAGTTTAAAAACCCAACTTAAAGAAAACTTTAAAGTTTATGGGTATTATCTAAAGGATGAATTGATTGGTTTTTATACCCTTATTTTGAACAATCAAGATTTGGAAACCTATTTTTTGGGATACGACAAAGATCACCAATATTCCAATCAGTTGTATTTGAATATGCTCTACGATATGTTGAAATTTGGTATTGAAAACCAATTTAAAACTGTAGTTTATGCCCGTACGGCTATGGCAATTAAAAGTTCGGTAGGAGCAGAAGCCAAACCTATGGTGGTGTATTTAAAACATACCAATGGCTTTTTAAATACGGTGTTAAAGTTAATTTTTGAACTTATGAATCCGTCTGAAGATTGGGAAGAAAGGCATCCGTTTAAATAG
- the gltX gene encoding glutamate--tRNA ligase has translation MTKNVRVRFAPSPTGPLHIGGVRTALFNYLFAKKHNGKFILRIEDTDQKRYVEGAEQYIIDALNWCGIPYDEGPNLEGNYGPYRQSERKKLYKQYADQLIASGNAYYAFDSAEELDFHRKDHEGKGKTFIYNWHNRLKLKNSLSLSAEDVQTRIDAGEDYVIRFKSPQDETLHLKDIIRGDIKIDTNILDDKVLFKSDGMPTYHLANIVDDHLMEISHVIRGEEWLPSLALHYQLYQALGWETPEFAHLPLILKPTGKGKLSKRDGDKMGFPVFPLEWTDPKTNEVSKGYKEEGYFPEAMVNFLAFLGWNPGTEQEIFSMDELIEAFDLKKVNKSGARFDPDKTKWFNHHYMQEQNNDILAEQFKSIKPELSEIDVNYIAMVIGLIKERATFVSNFWELSHFFFTAPTSYDEKASKKAFKEGTAEILTKVKSIITHIDDFTVTALQNDIKGWITENNIGFGKVMMPLRLALVGALQGPDVFDIMFLIGKNETVKRIENVIKTL, from the coding sequence ATGACCAAAAACGTTCGTGTGCGTTTTGCACCAAGCCCAACCGGACCATTACATATTGGCGGTGTTCGTACCGCACTTTTCAACTATTTATTTGCCAAAAAACACAATGGAAAATTCATTTTGCGTATTGAAGATACCGACCAAAAACGTTACGTTGAAGGTGCCGAACAATACATTATTGATGCCCTAAATTGGTGCGGTATACCTTATGATGAAGGGCCAAACCTAGAAGGTAATTATGGTCCATACCGCCAAAGTGAGCGTAAAAAGCTATACAAACAATATGCCGACCAACTTATTGCATCCGGTAATGCTTATTATGCATTTGATTCGGCCGAAGAACTCGATTTCCACAGAAAAGACCATGAAGGAAAAGGAAAAACGTTTATTTACAATTGGCATAACCGTTTAAAACTAAAAAACTCCTTATCGCTTAGCGCAGAAGATGTTCAAACAAGAATTGATGCTGGTGAAGACTACGTCATCCGATTTAAAAGTCCGCAAGATGAAACGCTTCATTTAAAAGATATTATCCGTGGCGATATTAAAATCGATACCAATATTTTAGACGATAAAGTATTGTTTAAAAGTGATGGCATGCCCACTTACCATTTGGCCAATATTGTAGACGACCATTTAATGGAAATAAGTCATGTAATTCGTGGCGAAGAGTGGTTGCCATCACTGGCACTACACTACCAATTGTACCAAGCTTTAGGATGGGAAACACCAGAATTTGCACATTTGCCGCTTATATTAAAACCTACTGGAAAAGGAAAATTAAGCAAGCGCGATGGTGATAAAATGGGCTTTCCGGTATTTCCATTAGAGTGGACCGACCCTAAAACAAATGAAGTTTCAAAAGGCTATAAAGAAGAGGGTTATTTCCCCGAAGCTATGGTGAACTTTTTGGCCTTTTTGGGCTGGAACCCCGGCACGGAACAAGAGATTTTCTCAATGGACGAATTGATTGAAGCTTTCGATTTAAAGAAAGTAAATAAGTCGGGTGCGCGTTTCGACCCCGACAAAACCAAATGGTTTAACCACCATTACATGCAAGAGCAGAATAATGATATACTGGCTGAACAATTTAAATCAATAAAACCTGAACTATCTGAAATTGATGTGAACTACATCGCCATGGTTATTGGTTTAATAAAAGAACGCGCCACTTTTGTTTCCAATTTCTGGGAACTGAGCCACTTCTTTTTTACGGCCCCAACCTCATACGACGAAAAAGCATCCAAAAAAGCTTTTAAAGAAGGTACTGCCGAAATATTAACCAAGGTGAAAAGCATTATCACCCATATCGACGATTTTACGGTTACCGCCCTACAAAACGATATTAAAGGCTGGATTACAGAAAACAATATTGGCTTTGGCAAAGTTATGATGCCTTTACGATTGGCTTTAGTTGGCGCATTACAAGGGCCAGACGTGTTCGATATCATGTTTCTGATTGGGAAAAATGAAACGGTTAAGCGAATTGAAAACGTTATAAAAACGTTGTAA